In the Arachis hypogaea cultivar Tifrunner chromosome 20, arahy.Tifrunner.gnm2.J5K5, whole genome shotgun sequence genome, aacctgcaaaattgaaatttcttgtttgaggttGGATTTCCTACACATGCACAACAAAAGAAGCCATTAAACCCTCTGTAGAGCATTCAAATCTATAAGTATCCGATATTACCTCTATTCTGTGCGGTTTCTTAATCTAATGATAGGTACCTGCAATGTTGTTCTTTACTAACATCAGTTGGTTCCGCTCCTATGAGTTTGTTgctggaaaaagaaaaatgtttaatttattatcagtagtttaaaattattttttgtaacttTATTCAACACATGAGAAACATAATCTTCGTTACAATCTCAGAGTAACCTTTTAATATTTTAGGCATAcacttttttctttcattttttattagtaaAAGAAGAACATAGAAGGGGATAGATAATAGGCATATCAATAATATTCTGATTACGATGATTGTGTTACCTTGTATGTTGTTGGAGCAGTATTTCCTTTTTTATCATCTTCCAGAATTGGGTCCTGTCTGTTTTAACCATTCCTCCCCAACCAATAGAATAAATTTGAAGGGAATGAACCTATTAGATAACATATGATTATGATTACTAACATAGAAATAGAAGTATGTATATTGAATACAATTTTGacagtaattaatttaaaaaattactttattgTCTATTGGTTTGATTGATGCAATTGCTTGCTCATCTTTCCATGCACTCCAGAGATTTTGGAATCCTTCTTCCTGTAATTGATATTTGTTAATATATTTCTAGTATATATATAGTATGTCTTAGTTAATGATAATTAGTACGTACCTGTTGCATAAAACAAATGTTCAAGTTCGTTGTCTTTATCTCCTGGCAtatattgatgagctcctttgaaatcaaattgtctattaaaaaaatataagtcgTTAGTCCTCAATAAATTGAAGTTTGTatacaaagatatatatatatcaatgaaaaagatttaaagattaaaattatatatagacTGAATTGTACCAAGAAGTAACTACACATACTTACGAAGAACATAAATTACCTGTGGGGAAGGTAACAATATTTCTTTGAAAACTACATTTCTGGTAAATTCTCCACTTGTTCCATCTATTTTTCCTTCTTTGACTAAAATTTTTATAGTTGACTGAGAAATACTTCGAGACAGAGCAACATATAATTGGTCATGGCTAAATACATGTTTAGGGAGATAGATCCCTACTTTAGGAATGGTCTGTCCTTGTGATTTGTTTATTGTTATTGCAAAACTCAACCTTACAGGAAATTGCTTCCGGATAAGTATAAATGGCAGTCCTGAATTTTctgttgttttgtgttttatccGAGGCAAGAAAGCTCTTCTTCCACAGTGATGACCGGTTAAAATTTCTACGTCCAACATGTTTTGAAAATTTCCACGACATAGTAACCTTGTACCATTGCATAAGCCGGCCTTAGGGTCTATATTTCTCAATAACATCAAAGGTGCACCTCTTTTTACCTTCAACACATGAGGTGGCAACCCGCCTGTAGAAACTGAGTTAAGATATTCTTGTTGATATAAATTATTAGCATCTCCTTCTACCTCATCAAATGAGACTAAATTTCGTTCTTCTCCTGGAAACTGGTTGATAATTATATCATTAAGCTGTTGCACATCATGATTTTTTGGCGTCAATATTGCCCTTTCTACCATGTAAGAAGCATCCCACCCATGAGATTGTAAGTTTGGAAATATTTCTTCTATTAACTTGTGTAACGATGTTTCACCCTCCCACGGAATTGCCATATTTGCTTGTATCCGTACAAAGTCTTCATGTATGGTGGGCTCAATTCCATCACCAATGCGCATAAGATACTCAGCAAAAACATGATCATTAGAAGATCGCATATTTTATCGCAAATGGAGAATTTTAGTGGAAGCCCATAAATGAGACTTAACTATAGAAGCTGAAATCATTTGTGACTTACTACCTTTCGGTACCACAGGCAGTACTTGGCGGAAATCTCCTCCCATCACCATCAGTTTTCCTCCAAATGGCATATCGTTTGCTAATATATCTCTCAGAGTGCGGTCTAATGATTGCACCGATTCTTTATTTGCCATAGGTGCTTCATCCTAGATGATTGCCGTTGTTTGTCTAATCAGTTTTGCAAGATCTGATTGTTTGCTTATGTTGCAAATGGATGATGGTTCTGCATTAATTGGGATCTTAAACCTAGAATGAGCTGTTCGACCCCCAGGCAATAATGTTGCGGCTATTCCTGATGATGCAGTTACCAAGACAATATGACCCTTATTTCTCAATTCTGCAATTATAGCTCTGTAAAGAAATGTTTTGCCTGATCCTCCTGGCCCATCAACAAAGAACACTCCACTTTCTCTTCGATTAATTGTATTCATAATGCACTTGAAAGCTTTAGACTGGTCATTGTTCAATCTTGTTATGGAACACAGGTCTTCCTGGGGTACTTCGATAGACAGTTCTTCTTGGATAACTCTGGGTATCGAGTTGTCATTGTCATTTTCATGAGTTAGAGCTGGCAAATCGTATTGTGTAATATGTTTTCCGTGCTGAAGGAGTATATCATTTATATCCCTGAGTAGCCGATTTGTGAACACTAAGGCTGTTGTGGTGCTGGTTGACGGATAATCATCCACcatatatgaaaaaaattcatCCCATAAGCTTCTTACATCTGTAGGCTCACAAAATAttaagatggttgcaaacaaccttcGTAAAGCACATGGCAATCGTAAAACAGAAGCCTCAACCAAACACTCACGGATGCTACTGTCACTCTCTAACAATCCTCGGTGTTGAGCAGATTGCTTGAAGGACGAATACTGGACCCCATTCACTGTTAGCAAGTCATCCCAACTGATTGGTCCTCTGACATTAGATAATAGAATACGCAAATAGAATTTTTCTCCTTCTGAAGGTGATATAGTATAAATTCGACCGATGGATCTCCTCTGTGTCTTGCGCCGACGCCATTCCTTTTCCATGTTGTGCCAAGTGTAATACTCTGGAATTTCCCTGTACAAAAGATGCCTAGATTGTTGGTCCTCCTCACGATTTAGGGCAAAGAACTTAGTGAGCATTGTTCTAGAGAAATAATCATCATTAAGTATTTCAGGAATGGTTTGGTGATCATAGAAGCTCACTTGATGTTGATTTGGCAAATGAATTTGTAACCTTTCCACTGATGGATACATTCGGTAAAggttaaatttaaatattctccAACATGCCTCTGGAGCAGCAATCCATCTTGCATCAACAAACTGTTGGACCTCGTCAACATTAGAACCGTTGTGAACTTCCATTGCAACCCGGTCTGGACCCTTGTAGCAATATTTGTAGAGATACTTTATACTCTTGATGCTACTACATATCTCAACATTAATATGGCAATCATACTTTAGTAGTAGCCAAGGGTTGTACGGAACTACCCATCTATTGTCAACCGTGACACTTTGGTTAATTTGTACTGGAGTGTCGAATCGTCGCCTATATTGCGGATATGAGTCATCACCTCTTCGTGTTTCTGCTGCGAACTCTTTTGGGTAGTTGCGTTTACATTGGCCATTTTTCATGCAGGGTGAAGATTGATCAAGTATACCGCAAGGACCATGAATCATATGTTTTAGCACTGCATCATGTAGGTATGGTTCTACTTCTTTAGATGGTATCTCTGCACGTACCAAACTATCATAATGCTCTGGGTCAATTAACTTGTCATTGTTTTCTAAGATTAGCAACATATGTACATGTGGCAACCCTCTTTTTTGAAACTCAGTGACATAAATATAGCTCTTCACCTTTCCCAAGACACCCTTAGTAATGACATCCTCTTTCAGCTGTTCAAATTTGGCTCGAAAAATTCTTGTTGTTAGATCTGGACGATCTTGTGGAGTTTGAACTGGGTTGAGTTCTGAAGTTATTTCAGTCCAAGATGGATTGCATGTCATTGTGAGAAAAATATCTGGCTTGCCCTCTTTAAGAACAATCGCCATTCCATCTTCATATCGTTGGGTCATGTCGCGACGGCTACCAATGAACGACGATGGTAAtattgttctttttcttccaacatTTTCTGAAGACAAATATATAgagaaatattattagttttaataattattttgggTAATTCTTAATGATTTTCGAAGTAGCAATTAGATACAACAATATTTACCTGCATTGATTTCTCCTGTGTGCAAAGCATCTTGTAAACCTTGGTATAATTCAGCCCGTAATTTCTTCTGTCTATTTCGAACCCATCTTAACTTTCCGGTTTCAATTTTTACATAGTTATCAACAACATATTGTTGTAGTAATCGCCCTGCTTGCAATACGGTGGATTGATCATCGGGGCGGATCtacaaattttttagaatttgtaaAAAAGATTAGATACATTGATCAATTTTTTGGCATAATTTTATTGAAGTCTATACTGCGTAGGAAATGGAGATTTGTACCTGGAGCATATAGCTATTATATGTTCGGCATGATACTTTGCCGCCACTTTGACTTCGGGTATTGATATCCCATCCATGAGTTCCAAatggaaaaagaagaggatattgTAGTGGATCGTAATAGCCAACGAATTCCTGAATCCTTCGTAGGCTACCAGCATGAGTTTGCACCTTAATATCTCGCCCACGAATCATTATTTCAACGTCATCACCAACAATTATAGCTGCTACCTGCGACGCAGTTGGAAGACTATATTGTGGCTGATTAGCAGGTCGCTCTCTAATGACCAAACTACACTCATGTACATCTGACCGTTGTGCAAGCTGGCGAAACACATGGAGAAAAGGATTATACCGGTGTAGCAATTGTTGTaacttgaaaactaatgtttcatGTAGTTGTGTGTTCTCCAGCATCCTATTCTGCAACTCGTGATCAGTATCATATATGTACAGTTGCAAAAACCGTGGTCGCGTGCCCTGATCCGGATGAAATCCCCCTATACTATGATATATTGAGCCTTGAGCACGAAATGTATATATACCACGACCTGTCATAGCCAGTTGTTTGTCTATGTGCACACCACACGAAGTGAAGGAAAATACATGATTGTATCCACGAATATGTTTCCTAAAATGGTTTCCTTCTGCAGAGGGGTCCAAGAAGATTTCAAGTAATTCCTGAGGAGCATTTACTCGGGGAAGAGAGACTTTTCCCCCATTACAGCACATCTCGAACGTCTCATGGTGAAATAGACGTGCGCTACAGTATTGACATGTCCTTGGGATTGGTAGCGGAGTTCGAATTATTGTTGCATCCTCTTGAAAATTTCGAGCACAATTATGGGATGCTCGAACATTTTGTCTATTTTCTGTACTCGTATTAAATTAACATATATTTGGTTACATTCATAATGAAAATCATAAAATGATGAATTTTGTAACAACTAAAAAAATAGTTCTTTGTTTGTTGATTATAAATACAAAGAATTACTTCCATTATAGTGGTCATCATAAAAAAGAGATAAGTAGCTGTCAAATATTTAAGTGATGTTTCAATCTTTTTTTTAACTTTGTTACATTGTATAATATTGTGATATtgtttgactttatttttttttaaattttgtcattcagatgtATTTAACaactttaattataaaatattttattttattctttctaaagatgttttttattcgttaaataaatgtttttattcttttatttaattataaagaaatattatttattatgtagcaatatagttttattctttttttaataaaatcattttgTTTAAAACCTTTTATTCGAAACTGTTATAACAAAGTTAATCTAACTTACGATATATAACAACATTATATTATTCTAAATGattattattttcttgttccattatatatttttgtttttatggtAACACTATGTTTATCAtggattattttttttagattaaataATCAATACAATATAGTTTGagtctgaaataaataattttttttttaaaatactttctttatatatcataattttttttttgtataaaattctCCGTTCATCAATTGTCTTATAgcattttttagttaattatctTATATAGGGTATGACAATTTTTGCCTTTGGCCAAATTTTTTAGcttgtatgttttgtttcatgTTTTTTAAATGTTTAGATATTACTGGTCGAAATAATACAATACATGACGATAATATTggttcatattttatttattctattacttctaATAATCTTTCTTGTATGCTTTCGCGTAgagttatcattttaatttttactatttattttatttcttaaaatatattttatttaatcattttaTGTTGTCATATTTGTgtgaattatataataaaataattcaacaaaatattaaattttttaaattatttttttttgttttcacttaagtttccatatttttcattttgattggcaaataaatattttaagtattattttggtttttataaaatttgttgtgtatagattttaatttttttttgttaggcaTGGGCACTTGTTTTTTATAATTGGTTCTTGTAatgatcttaaataaataaattttttaacattttatttaattattttattttgtcatgtTTGTGTGAATTATAACAGAAtgattcaacaaaatataaaattttttaaattacctattttattatttttgctaaagtttacatatttttttattttaattggcaaataaatattttaagtattttattggtttttataaattttttttgtgtatagatttaaattttttttgttaggcactggtactctttttttataattggttCTTGTAATgatcttaaataaataattttttaataccaATTATACTCACACTTAATGTTTACTATGAATACATTAATATGCTAACATATAaggataaaataatatttttttataaatttatttacctATTAAAATTATGTCACAATactaaatatataaagaaaaaaaaagtacaataCTAACCAGTTACATTTTCTTCACGTCTACTGTTTTGATCAGATCTATTTCCATGAATTTCTGATAGTATATAAAAAGAACACatcaacaaaattataaaaaattttattaaattaagtcTGTACAGTATCAGTGGTAATAGAGACGTTACTTTTAAAGAAACAAATCatacaaaattaaattgattGAAAGTAATAGAAAATGTAGAATACCATTAATATCATAATTATTCAAACtctgaataattaaaaaaatagatagtGACCGTAAAATACAAATACATCATAGGCAGAGTTCCTGTAaaaagtcacaatttgaaaaataattcaaGTGTAACCGTATAATAGATTTATTAAGTGAagaaattatcatttattttttacaatgttatatatttattaaaaatattttaacctTTTTTTGTGTATTAAATAAAACGTTTAAAAGAATTGTAGaatgttaaaaaatatatgaaacgtaaaattatattagatattAATTGGACCACTATTATTATGAGCATCTGAATAATAGCAATCATATTATTGGAACGACAACAATGTattttaaatgattatattttaccgtgtttaatttttctttagagaTAAATAAttcgtgaatataaaaattatattaaactggtagcataataattatattaaaaatagtaaatttatcaatttaaatttatgtagTGAAGAAATTAATACTTCtgatatatctattttttataagaaaaagtataaaaaaatatcgaaatactaattatttttgttatacagtgaaaaaatttaagttacaattatattattaaacacatatatctaatataatttttgttataatgATACGGCGCGAgaacattttatttattcttataataatattatataggtCAATAATGGAAGGtttattgaatcaaaatttatgaaaaaaaatactattaattaaataaatatacaggAGTTCTATCCATATTTATTATCATTTGGTCTATTACTTGAATCATTTTTGCTTTTATTATGagtatctaaatatttaaaaaatttattattaacatgAAAATAATGTATGTTGACAATTTAAGAGTACATTCGGTAGATAAATTACAGATAAATAGTACTAAGAGTACATTAACATAGAAATATTGtagaaataattcaaattaaatggtaaattaaattgtagaaaaaaataaaaaaatataccagaattatctattaaaatttaataataaatatgttattaaacattgaacatatatatttttcttataataatacagttataaaaattgtttggcaatataatattatattaaaaaattattaaactatttaataatcgagattataattatataaagtacattaagacaatataataatatctataataatattatttaggccaataataaaagatttatggaatcaaaatttaagaaaaaataaattattattaattaaataaatataaatataaatatataggaTTACTTCCCATATTTGGACTGTTTGGGAAcgacaataatatattttaaatgattatattttataGGGTATAATTTTTCTTTAGAGATAAATAAttcgtgaatataaaaattatattaaactggtaacataataataattatattgaaatagtaaatttatcaatttaaatttatgtagTAGAAAAATAATCActtctaatatatttattttttagaaggaaaagtataaaaaaatatcaaaattatcaactaattttttttgttatatagtgaaaaaatttaagttacaattatattattaaacatatatctaatataaatttttttataatgatacGGCGCAAGAACATTTTAGGACAATAATGGAAGATctattaaatcaaaatttatgaaaaaataaattactattaattaaataaatatacaggAGTCCTACCTATATTTATTATCATTCGGTCTATTACTTGAATCAGTTTCGCTTTTATTATGGgtatctaaatatttaaaaaatttattcttaacataaaaataatgtaGGCTGAGAATTTAAGAGTACATTCGATAGAGTACAGCAACATAGAGATATTGtagaaataattcaaattaaatggcgaactaaattatagaaaaaaagttaaaaaaatataccAGAATTATCTATTAAGTTTTTTTTGTATCAGAGTaagaaaatttaataacaaatatattattaaacagtgaatatatataataatacagttataaaaattttatatttgtataatattatattaaaaaattattaaactatttaataattGAGATTATAATGATGTAAAGTACAtttaagataatataataataatattatttaggccaataataaaaaatttattgaatcaaaatttaaggaaaaataaattattattaattaaataaatataaatataggaTTCCTACCCATATTTGAATCGTTTGGTATATTACTTGAACCAGCTCCGGTGTTATTGTGAGTATCTGTATATGTAAAAAATTCATTATtaagatgaaaataatgtaatttgataatttaagggTACACTAAagaaataaattatacataattggTACGTACTAAGAGTCCAGTAACATagatatatcataaaaaataattcatattaaataataaactaacaatataaatttattaatgagAAGTATAATTTAGAGTACCTGATATAGAGTATTGTTGAGGAGGTATATTTGTGATATCTTGTAATGGTGTTGCCATGCTAGTTGGTCCACTTGATGTATCGATTTGTTTTCCTCGTCTAATACTCTCTCGGTAACTGCCACGCCTTCTGGCAAGGTGTTGCTGCCTCTGTTCTTCACTCATATTCTTCACTCATATTTTGTCTTCGTTGTCTGGCATAGTCTTGCCAAGTTCGTCGACCACTTCCACGTGAATCTTCCATTGGTATGTCAACTATAATTAATCAAAGAAACATATAAAAACAGCtatacacttttatttaatgacaaaaaataatttacagTAGATTTTACATTATATTTAGGCGAAGTGAGAAGAATGCAGGAGAAGACAAAggagaaatgaagaaaaaaaattttattatggaGAGATATGGAGTAACCAGTGAAGTGAGAGAGATTAAGAgaaaaaattgggaataatacaaTTGACGCAGTAATTCATGTGAGAGGAATTAACTGATGCAGTAGTGGAGAATTAAGTAGTAGAATTTTGTAACTGATGCATTAACGTGATTTGAGAGAAATTAACGTGGAGAAGTTATATTGTATTGTGGTGAACGTGGAAGGAAATGAAGTAGTAGCTGTAA is a window encoding:
- the LOC112785904 gene encoding uncharacterized protein: MSEEQRQQHLARRRGSYRESIRRGKQIDTSSGPTSMATPLQDITNIPPQQYSISDTHNNTGAGSSNIPNDSNMENRQNVRASHNCARNFQEDATIIRTPLPIPRTCQYCSARLFHHETFEMCCNGGKVSLPRVNAPQELLEIFLDPSAEGNHFRKHIRGYNHVFSFTSCGVHIDKQLAMTGRGIYTFRAQGSIYHSIGGFHPDQGTRPRFLQLYIYDTDHELQNRMLENTQLHETLVFKLQQLLHRYNPFLHVFRQLAQRSDVHECSLVIRERPANQPQYSLPTASQVAAIIVGDDVEIMIRGRDIKVQTHAGSLRRIQEFVGYYDPLQYPLLFPFGTHGWDINTRSQSGGKVSCRTYNSYMLQIRPDDQSTVLQAGRLLQQYVVDNYVKIETGKLRWVRNRQKKLRAELYQGLQDALHTGEINAENVGRKRTILPSSFIGSRRDMTQRYEDGMAIVLKEGKPDIFLTMTCNPSWTEITSELNPVQTPQDRPDLTTRIFRAKFEQLKEDVITKGVLGKVKSYIYVTEFQKRGLPHVHMLLILENNDKLIDPEHYDSLVRAEIPSKEVEPYLHDAVLKHMIHGPCGILDQSSPCMKNGQCKRNYPKEFAAETRRGDDSYPQYRRRFDTPVQINQSVTVDNRWVVPYNPWLLLKYDCHINVEICSSIKSIKYLYKYCYKGPDRVAMEVHNGSNVDEVQQFVDARWIAAPEACWRIFKFNLYRMYPSVERLQIHLPNQHQVSFYDHQTIPEILNDDYFSRTMLTKFFALNREEDQQSRHLLYREIPEYYTWHNMEKEWRRRKTQRRSIGRIYTISPSEGEKFYLRILLSNVRGPISWDDLLTVNGVQYSSFKQSAQHRGLLESDSSIRECLVEASVLRLPCALRRLFATILIFCEPTDVRSLWDEFFSYMVDDYPSTSTTTALVFTNRLLRDINDILLQHGKHITQYDLPALTHENDNDNSIPRVIQEELSIEVPQEDLCSITRLNNDQSKAFKCIMNTINRRESGVFFVDGPGGSGKTFLYRAIIAELRNKGHIVLVTASSGIAATLLPGGRTAHSRFKIPINAEPSSICNISKQSDLAKLIRQTTAII